One Haloplanus sp. GDY1 DNA segment encodes these proteins:
- a CDS encoding SOS response-associated peptidase, translated as MCGRNSLFIDQADLEARFDAEVVADGGYTPRYNIAPGDDLHIITNRAQDEIDAYHWGLIPFWADEPEEGIINARSETADEKRVFERAWESRPCLVPSSGFYEWKSPNGGSKQPYRIYREDDPAFAMAGLWDVWEGDDETISCVTILTTEPNDLINSIHDRMPVVLPKDAESDWLAADPDTRKELCQPYPKDDLNAYEISTRVNNPGNDDTQVIEPLDHEQSGLGEFSS; from the coding sequence ATGTGTGGCCGAAACTCGCTCTTCATCGACCAAGCAGACCTCGAGGCCCGCTTCGATGCCGAGGTCGTCGCGGACGGCGGGTACACACCCCGATACAACATCGCACCTGGTGACGACCTCCACATCATCACGAACAGGGCTCAAGACGAGATCGACGCCTACCACTGGGGGCTGATTCCGTTCTGGGCGGATGAACCCGAGGAGGGCATCATCAACGCTCGCTCCGAGACTGCCGACGAGAAACGCGTCTTCGAGCGGGCGTGGGAATCACGTCCCTGCCTCGTCCCCTCGTCAGGGTTCTACGAGTGGAAATCGCCGAACGGCGGGTCGAAGCAGCCCTACCGGATTTACAGAGAGGACGACCCCGCATTCGCGATGGCCGGGCTCTGGGACGTTTGGGAGGGCGACGACGAGACGATCTCGTGCGTCACGATTCTCACGACGGAGCCGAACGACCTGATAAACTCAATCCACGACCGGATGCCGGTCGTCCTCCCGAAGGACGCCGAGTCCGACTGGCTCGCCGCAGACCCGGACACCCGCAAGGAACTGTGCCAACCGTACCCGAAGGACGATCTAAACGCCTACGAGATCTCGACGCGGGTCAACAACCCCGGCAACGACGATACCCAGGTCATCGAGCCGCTGGACCACGAGCAATCGGGCCTCGGCGAGTTCAGTTCCTGA
- a CDS encoding Cdc6/Cdc18 family protein, protein MIRDARVLRAGFVPREVEHRDAEVNHLSSVLEPITNGEPADTAIVTGPSGAGKTCISKFVTERLREEVLDVETTYVNCWRNYTRFRTLYQVLDDLGATIDIHRQSTPHDELVDRLQHHDGPRTVVILDEVDQLEDPSVIYDLHSLPQFAIICIANKEEELFSRVDDRLVSRLRSSEHVRMDKYHDEQLYDILRARAKWGLNEDIITDDQLYRIADAAAGDARLAIGILRTAAGKADRENHERITDDILLDAAEDARAQIKQKSLDSLTPHQRVVYDIVREHGPVGPSEIHERYSEDVDDPRTKRTIRTYLSKMEQYNLLEAEGTSRDREYSLVDSAAASPMQ, encoded by the coding sequence ATGATCCGCGATGCTCGCGTTCTCCGCGCCGGGTTCGTCCCTCGGGAAGTTGAGCATCGCGACGCCGAAGTCAACCATCTCTCTAGCGTTCTCGAGCCCATCACGAACGGTGAACCCGCCGACACGGCCATCGTCACTGGACCCAGCGGCGCCGGCAAGACGTGCATCTCGAAGTTCGTCACGGAACGACTTCGAGAAGAGGTCCTCGACGTCGAGACGACCTACGTTAACTGCTGGCGCAACTACACCCGATTCCGGACGCTCTACCAGGTCCTCGACGACCTCGGCGCGACCATCGACATCCACCGGCAGTCGACGCCCCACGACGAACTCGTCGATCGCCTCCAGCATCACGACGGCCCGCGAACGGTCGTCATTCTCGACGAGGTCGACCAGCTGGAGGACCCCAGCGTCATCTACGACCTCCACAGCCTCCCGCAGTTCGCGATCATCTGCATCGCGAACAAGGAAGAGGAGCTGTTCAGCCGCGTCGACGACCGCCTCGTGAGCCGCCTGCGCTCCAGCGAGCACGTCCGAATGGACAAGTACCACGACGAGCAGCTGTACGACATTCTGCGTGCTCGCGCCAAATGGGGACTCAATGAGGACATCATCACCGACGACCAGCTCTACCGGATCGCCGACGCGGCCGCCGGCGACGCCCGCCTCGCAATCGGCATCCTCCGAACGGCCGCCGGCAAGGCCGATCGCGAGAACCACGAGCGCATCACCGACGATATTCTCCTGGACGCCGCCGAGGATGCTCGGGCCCAGATCAAGCAGAAGAGCCTCGACTCGCTCACGCCGCACCAGCGCGTCGTCTACGACATCGTTCGCGAGCACGGCCCGGTCGGGCCGAGCGAGATTCACGAGCGCTATTCCGAGGACGTCGATGATCCGCGGACGAAGCGGACTATCCGCACGTACCTCTCAAAAATGGAGCAGTACAACCTCCTCGAGGCGGAAGGGACGAGCCGGGACCGAGAGTACTCGCTCGTCGATTCGGCAGCTGCGTCGCCGATGCAGTGA
- a CDS encoding XF1762 family protein: protein MVDHKLGGIPGWKAAFGARHKSNLIAVCVLGRPVARMVDEDKEISITRYGSRPERPSNTGSWLIARARKWAFLEGYQRISAHAGVAGNKGTIYSAAGFKLVREEKAQGDSWQSREGRSSVDDFVRRKWIYRLRD from the coding sequence ATGGTAGACCACAAATTGGGAGGTATCCCTGGATGGAAGGCTGCGTTCGGAGCTCGTCATAAATCTAATCTAATTGCAGTCTGTGTTCTCGGTCGTCCAGTAGCCCGAATGGTCGACGAAGACAAAGAAATCTCAATTACACGGTACGGATCGCGACCCGAAAGGCCATCAAACACTGGTTCTTGGCTAATCGCTCGCGCCCGAAAGTGGGCGTTCTTAGAGGGCTATCAACGGATTTCTGCTCACGCTGGAGTAGCAGGTAACAAGGGGACGATTTATTCTGCGGCAGGTTTCAAACTAGTTCGGGAAGAGAAAGCTCAAGGGGATAGTTGGCAGTCGCGCGAAGGCCGGTCCTCAGTTGATGATTTTGTTCGTCGCAAGTGGATTTATCGATTGCGTGATTGA